The proteins below come from a single Streptomyces tubercidicus genomic window:
- a CDS encoding helix-turn-helix domain-containing protein codes for MPIAVDIDVMLAKRKMSVGELADRVGITPANLAVLKNGRAKAVRFTTLAALCEVLECQPGDLLRWVPDEPGDRDRAAHESGASVPAGSPPR; via the coding sequence ATGCCGATCGCCGTCGACATCGACGTGATGCTGGCCAAGCGGAAGATGTCCGTGGGCGAACTGGCGGACCGCGTGGGGATCACACCTGCCAACCTGGCGGTGCTCAAGAACGGCCGCGCCAAGGCGGTGCGCTTCACCACGCTCGCCGCGCTGTGCGAGGTACTTGAATGCCAGCCCGGAGACCTGCTGCGCTGGGTGCCCGATGAGCCCGGGGACAGGGACAGGGCTGCGCACGAATCCGGAGCATCCGTCCCAGCCGGATCCCCGCCGCGGTGA
- a CDS encoding NAD(P)/FAD-dependent oxidoreductase, whose amino-acid sequence MTTARLSYRLGGTDSADVLVVGAGLAGLNTATLLARQGHDVLLAERRTNLAGAIRTTGIFVRKTLDDFPLPPDCLGPPIRRVVLYPPDLRRPVSLTSPRDEYRVGDMAPLYEATAATAVDAGVRIALGTRYTGRQGNTFHLAGRDGPTTVRARFIVGADGARSRVARDLALDRNHHLIVGAEEVFELPGSDQPPTFHCVLDPSLAPGYLAWVINDGQHAHVGVAGYADRYPDGLRRAMEQFSASAPGLTGIERPETVERRAGPIPVGGLLRRISCADGLLVGDAAGAVSPLTAGGLDPCLRQSQLAAEVLDDALRTGNPDTMANYDGAALRPHFRGRLMLRRALAHVRTPAMAAAGFTLLRTPFGRAAASRVLFGDRSFPDATPK is encoded by the coding sequence ATGACGACAGCACGCCTCTCTTACCGCCTCGGGGGCACAGACAGCGCCGACGTACTGGTGGTCGGGGCCGGCCTGGCCGGACTCAACACCGCCACACTCCTCGCCCGACAAGGCCACGACGTGCTCCTGGCCGAACGCCGAACGAACCTTGCCGGCGCGATCCGCACCACAGGAATCTTCGTACGGAAGACACTCGACGACTTCCCGCTGCCCCCCGACTGCCTCGGACCACCGATCCGACGCGTGGTCCTCTACCCCCCTGACCTGCGTCGCCCGGTCAGCCTCACCAGCCCCCGCGACGAATACCGGGTGGGCGACATGGCACCACTCTACGAAGCGACGGCCGCCACCGCGGTGGACGCCGGCGTACGCATCGCACTGGGCACGCGCTACACCGGCCGACAGGGCAACACCTTCCACCTGGCCGGTCGCGACGGACCGACCACGGTCCGGGCCCGCTTCATCGTCGGCGCCGACGGGGCCCGCTCAAGAGTCGCCCGCGACCTCGCTCTCGACCGCAACCACCACCTGATCGTCGGCGCCGAAGAGGTCTTCGAACTACCCGGAAGCGACCAGCCACCGACATTCCACTGCGTACTCGACCCCTCACTCGCCCCCGGCTACCTGGCCTGGGTAATCAACGACGGGCAACACGCCCACGTCGGAGTCGCAGGCTACGCCGACCGCTATCCAGACGGTCTTCGCCGTGCGATGGAGCAGTTCAGCGCCTCAGCGCCCGGACTGACCGGCATCGAACGTCCCGAAACGGTGGAGCGGCGCGCAGGCCCCATCCCCGTCGGCGGCCTGCTGCGCCGGATCAGCTGCGCCGACGGGCTTCTCGTGGGGGATGCAGCAGGCGCGGTCTCCCCCCTCACCGCCGGCGGCCTGGACCCGTGCCTACGGCAGTCGCAACTCGCAGCCGAGGTCCTCGACGACGCACTGCGCACCGGAAATCCGGACACGATGGCCAACTACGACGGAGCCGCGCTCCGCCCCCACTTCCGCGGACGACTCATGCTGCGCCGGGCATTGGCCCACGTACGGACGCCTGCCATGGCAGCAGCGGGATTCACCCTGCTACGCACACCGTTCGGCCGGGCCGCGGCAAGCCGAGTCCTCTTCGGCGACAGATCCTTCCCCGATGCCACACCCAAGTGA